From a region of the Apium graveolens cultivar Ventura unplaced genomic scaffold, ASM990537v1 ctg77, whole genome shotgun sequence genome:
- the LOC141704298 gene encoding uncharacterized protein LOC141704298: MNFASWNVRGINKSPHQKELQQFISGNNIDFMGILETKVKASKAPSISKKINKNWQWLFNYDHHYNGRIWVGWNPNIWDISLLSQSSQFITCNARFIEKNLSFIVTFIYAFNDAIDRVPLWDYISSTCSSSVPWAFLGDFNCISSLSEVVGGREHWTPEMQCFKDCLSDNGLESLRTVGDIYTWTNKRVHDPVYKRLDRMVANSAWFNVFTEGNVFVKHRGIMDHNPLLFVEPMQLQRFGKPFQFFNYMIDIPRFLDTVSSAWSTHCLGSPIAQFNAKLKHTKLLLRMFNRDYDSEGNFVHGQASCASVAVSYFSQLLGTPTNSDNDAVDLSMVDCKTVTEGQASFLVAPVTDMLIFDTIKKMKRNKAPGPDGVNV, encoded by the exons ATGAATTTTGCATCTTGGAATGTTAGGGGTATTAATAAATCCCCTCATCAGAAAGAGCTTCAGCAATTCATTTCTGGCAATAATATTGATTTTATGGGTATTTTAGAGACAAAGGTCAAAGCTTCTAAAGCTCCAAGCATTTCGaagaaaattaataaaaattgGCAATGGTTATTCAATTATGACCATCATTATAATGGTAGAATTTGGGTTGGATGGAACCCAAATATTTGGGATATTTCTTTGCTTTCACAATCTTCTCAATTTATTACTTGCAATGCTAGATTTATTGAAAAAAATCTGAGTTTTATTGTAACGTTTATTTACGCTTTTAATGATGCTATTGATCGTGTGCCTCTTTGGGATTATATCAGTTCTACCTGCTCCAGTTCTGTACCTTGGGCCTTCCTCGGTGATTTTAACTGCATTTCTAGCTTGAGTGAAGTTGTTGGTGGCCGTGAGCACTGGACTCCTGAGATGCAGTGTTTTAAGGATTGTTTGAGTGACAATGGCTTGGAATCTCTTCGAACAGTTGGTGATATTTATACTTGGACTAATAAACGGGTGCATGATCCGGTTTATAAGCGTCTTGATCGTATGGTTGCAAATTCTGCCTGGTTTAATGTTTTCACTGAGGGCAATGTCTTTGTCAAGCATCGAGGCATTATGGATCATAACCCCCTTCTGTTTGTAGAACCTATGCAGCTTCAGAGATTCGGTAAGCCATTCCAATTTTTCAATTATATGATCGACATTCCTAGGTTTCTGGATACAGTTTCTTCTGCTTGGTCTACTCATTGTCTTGGGTCTCCTATAGCCCAATTCAATGCAAAGCTTAAGCACACTAAGTTGCTGCTTCGTATGTTTAATAGGGACTATG ACAGTGAGGGCAACTTTGTGCATGGTCAGGCTTCGTGTGCATCTGTTGCTGTGAGTTATTTCTCTCAACTTTTGGGAACACCTACCAACTCTGACAATGATGCTGTTGATCTCTCTATGGTTGATTGCAAAACGGTTACTGAAGGGCAAGCTAGTTTTTTAGTAGCTCCAGTGACGGACATGCTGATTTTTGACACCATCAAGAAAATGAAAAGGAACAAAGCCCCTGGACCTGATGGGGTTAATGTGTAA